The Megalobrama amblycephala isolate DHTTF-2021 linkage group LG1, ASM1881202v1, whole genome shotgun sequence genome segment AAACATGGCCATTTAGCTAGTGCATTacttttatttcacttttggaTTTCAGAACGGTACTTCTACAAAGCTCTGTAAggtaaaaaaatatctttaggAATGTACAACATCCTTTCTTACAAATCTCAGAAACTGATTCAGATATATAGAATCATATGAATACACTATTGAGAGCAAGTTAATGACTCAGCTCAAGCATTTCAGTGTAATTCTGGCACTCAGGTATGTTCTGCTACGCAATTGTTTTGATAGAGGGATATTATTTACTGCGGTGatccaaagctgaatttttagcatcatttctccagtcttctgtgtcacatgatccttcagaaatcattacaatatgatgatttgctgctcaagaagtATTTTTCTcttatgttgaaaacagttgtgctacatgtgatacatttttttcaggagtctttgtttaatagaaagttcaaaagaacagcatttacttggaaaaaaaaatattttgaaacatatatgttctTACTGTCACAAAGTAttaattcctttaaaaaaaaaaaaacaacttatcgaccatatataaaatatatttgttgttgttattattatttggcTGAATCCATTAGGAATTTATTAGCTACACTGTTAATTAAACTGTGGCCAGTGGTTTAGTCAGGTGTCCCTTTAATTTGAGAACTATACACTGTAACTAGCAaagttttaaattgttttataacaacaaaaatatcttgtaAGTGTGGTTCTTAGAAAAATTTTCTCTCTCGCAACACCTAGCATTTCACAGGACTGAACATGTACTATGCTCTCTCTACACCTAGGTTTCGTCGTTCACCCTCTCCAGTACGTCGACGCAGAAATAGTCGTTCGCTGtcaagagaaagagaaagggaGCGAGAGCAGGAGCGGAGGAATCGAGAACGAGAGAGGCAGCGTGAacaggagaaagaaagagaacgAGAGCAAGAACAAAGAAGGAGGGCACCCCCCAAAGATCCCACTCCTCCACGCCGCTCATCGTCATCATCCTCTTCCTCCAGTTCGTCGTCTTCACCCTCACCCTCTCCTCAAAGACAGATGAAGGGGGTAAAGTCAACAGATGCAGATAAAAAGAGATCAAGGGAAACTGATGAACAGACAAGAAATAAGCAACCAGAAAGGAACTCCAAACATCCGTCTCCCTCCCCTCCTCGAGAGACTCGTCTCCCTTCTAACCAATTGCCTAATCGCTCTCACTCCCGTGAACTTCCAGCCCGTTCTAGATCACCAACGACCAACCCATCACAAAGTAGGGATCCACCAGGTGACCGAGGCCCGTCCCCATCAGCTGTCCATGAGAGGCAACTCGAGCCGTCAACGAGAGGAAAAACTGCAGTGAACGGGAAACCAGAGAAGGAGAGCTCTGGCCAACAGCAGAAGAAGCAGAGAAGCAGCTCAAGttcttcatcatcttcctcatcatcctcgtcctcatcctcatcttcatcctcatcatcatcctctTCAGACAGCTCAGACACTGAAACGGAGAAAGGAAAAGGGTAAGTGCCAAGTCATTTCATCATTGATGTAGTTCATTTTAATAGATGGATTTCttcattttaatgtttgtttttcaggggtGCTAAAGCAAAAACAAATAGAGATGCTGGCAAGACGGCGAAAAGCAAAGCTTCTTCGTCGTCATCATCCTCGTCCTCATCAGAAAGTGAGCAAGAAGAGAAGAAAAGGTAAAATATTTTGCTTGTTTCattaattattgatttattCCTCCTCTACTAAAGGAATAATGGATTTTCCACTGCATCAAGTCAACTGGGAATCTTTCTCTGTTCATGTGAATGATCCCACAATCTGTTTGGGCGATGTTTTTAAGCTACTGTTATAgaagggctgcacgattaattgaaataaaaccaaaatcatGATATGGCTTAATGCAATTATCAAAAGGCTGCCATTTAATTAAAGAGCTCAGTACTGTGCTCAATTAAATGCGAGctcatgaaacagtgtttttagtGTCTCAGAGCGTCTCTGTTCACAGTAAATGCTGAACCCATCTCTGTATCTGCATAGCGTTACCTTtagaaaattgaaaataaaattgtcCCCCAATTCAATATCCCTTTTCACACTGAAATAAGTCACATTAGAGACATAAATTAAAATGCAACATTTGCATCCCATTTTGCTGCTTTACTCTAAAACACACTTCATTTTTAACTATGCAGTCCACCACGCCCTAAAAGAGTGCCAGCAGACTCCCTGAGAGACTCTAGGTCCCTCAGTTACTCCCCTCCAGCGAGGCAACGAAGACCTGCTCGTTCTCCACCCTCTCGACGGTCAGTTCTGAACAGATCTATGCATTTCAGCatggattataattttaaacCGCTGCCATTACTAATATTGATTTCCATCCACAGTGCAACCAGGAAGTCGAGAAGCAGATCTCCAGACAGTCGACGGAGGAAATGAGTGAATAatttaccttttttgttttctgGACACTCTTATCTGACCCTCACTGGACTGGATCATCTCAGAATCACATGGATGAGAAATGTGACTAGTTGTaatggtgaatttttttttttttcaccattagTAGAGGAAGGTCTATTGAAACTTGGTTCTTTGTAACTCATCCCAAAAGGGAGGatttatttttacctttattaTGGTGTAATTAATGTTTAAGGTGGCCGGCTGAGACACTGAAGCTCTCATCAACTTTTGCTCTGTGCCAACAGATGCTGGACGCTATTggtataaacacacacaaaatcacacATGTCCAGTGGTTTTCTGTCTGCTACATTGTTCTGAATGTAGATGAACATCTGTAATTGATCAAGAATGGACAATATTCTGTTCCTGCATATGTGGACGGAGTCTGTTCCtttgtttatttgttggaagaaaagagaaaaagcCTTGTGAATAATAAAATGGCAGTAGAATCTTCTTGtctgaaattttaatttttggtacTGAAAGAGAAGCTGATACTAAACACACGGCACTATATTctttaaaactgtaatttaataAACGCTTTCAATCGGCTATCTCAGATAAAGAGGTGGCCCTGCCCCAATCTCACACCTTTTGATAGAGCTAAAATTAGTTCATTTTTGAGATGTTCAAATGAACATCAGTGTTGATAGTGTGACTTTATAATTATGCTTTGAGAAAATCAACCTACCAATTTCATTATAGTTGCTTTTAGTCTGTAGTTCAGATGTCATATTAAACAGGTATTGGATAAAGTCTTTTAACATGAAGTATTTAAGATATATAGCCTAACCTGAGACCCACTCTCAAAGAAATGTGCCAAAATACTATAGTAAGTTGTTGCTACAATAAAATTGTGATAATTTACATTAACCGCTACTGTCTGTCATCAATAAGAAAATATTCTTAAAGATTATTATTCTTAAATCATGTATAGTTTTACAGTAGTAACACGTGGTAAAgtgtaaaatgtgtattttggcgGAAACTAGTTCTCAGGGTAACCGTTGTAGCTGTTTATTATTAATGCCATAAACCAACGATACAATGAGATATActcttttaaagtaaaaatacacAACAACTAAAGTAAAATGAAATAACAAGGCCAGAGGACAAGAACAAAATTATAACTCGTAAAACTCGTAGCTGGTCGGTCTGCGGAGGCAGGTTGTATATTGCGTCATATTTACGCGACGCTCTTTGAACGAGCAGCAGTAGTAACACAAAAACCCTTTGTAGAGAAAAATAAGGATTTTCAAAGTTGCATTTAGAGTTTAATTAACTCTAGGAAGATGGGTCCAGTTGAGGTAAGTGATACGATCAGGATTTTACTCACTTTATTGAATATGAAGCAAGTACTAATTATTAAATCACACATACTTATAGGAAACATCTACCAGTTTTCACAAATGCAtcatatacatttgtatatgCCAACAATTACATTTATGCACCTATAGATTTATAAGATATTTGACACACGTTTATCTCTCTCCAGCTCCTGCATATGTCCGTGTTCTCGCAGAGTTTCTCTCCCTGCGGTCGCTTCCTTGCAGCGGGTAATAACTATGGAGAGATCGCAGTGTTCAGGTAAGAGAACAGAATAAACATGCGCTTATGATAGCATTTTAAGTGGCTTTAGTCAATGGATACACGTTTGTAAGCATCTTTTCTGTTTTGTGAGTTGATGTTGAATGCCTGTTGAAGTGCTCTTTTAGTTACTAGTCTTGTTCTTACAGTCTTTCAGCTGCACTGAGTCCAGATGCATCAGAGGGGAGTCAAAAGCCCATCCTTAACTTTACTGGTTAGACTTCATTTATAATAgatcatttttacttttactatATGTGTCCTGGATTATCTAAATCACAACCATTACTtagagcagtgtttctcaacaaGGGGTCCATGGACCCCTAGTGGTCCTTGCTGCAATAATGCCAGTGGGTCcttataaaatatatgaatttttgtatattttgacattGGACATGTTCCCATAAAAGAAGAAGATAATATGTGTATAATATAACTGACGATATGACTAAATATAGGACAAGTCAACTAACATAGTAGTAAATTACACTCAATTGCATTTGGTCGTCACAAAGACATTAATGATACCAGTGAGCCAATTTTATTCTGGGGTCCTGAGGACGGTTCCAAATATGACGGGGGTCCATTactcaaaaaaggttgagattcacTGACCTAGAGTATGGTTCAAAGAATACTTGATCCTTTATCCAATTGTGCAACATTGACTATTGAAAGGGCTTTTTAATTGTTTCAGCTCATGACGGTCCGGTGTTCTCTCTGCTCTCCACGGACACTCATCTCCTGAGTGCTGGGAATGGAGAAATCAGTGCCTGGAGTTGGGCAGAGCTCATCAAAAAAGTAAGAGTCAGTAAATGTTCATGGATTCTTATTAGGTTGTGAAAAAATGCATATTCCTTTCCCTAGTTTAGCTTTGTGCTAACATATgctgtaaaaacagcaatatttgcataaaatagctcagcacattttttatttatgtctCCACAGAGCACCAAAGCCGCATGGACGAGGAAACCCAATTATGAGTGAGAGACTGTCAATGATTATCATTCTGATACTggcaactttacaataaggtccagTTAGTTAACAACAGTTAATGCATTCATgaatattaactaacaatgaacaatacatttgttacaatgtttatttattttttgttaacgTTGGTTAACAAAAAATCAACTTTATTGTTAGTccatgttagctcaggtccattaaataagacacaacagatacaacttttgattttaataatgtattagtaaatgttgaaattaacattaagattattaattgtttttttcattgtaagttcatgttaactaatatagttaactaatgttaataaatcaaaccttattgtaaagttaaaGTATGACCTGTAAACTGTGATTGCTAATTTTGTTTCATGACTTTCATTGTGTGAATGTCACCTCAAATGTTTGTGCAATGTCTCACTCTATACAGGACTAGTCTTGAAATACCAGAGATCAATGCAATGATCATTAGCCCAAAGGTTTGTACTTGTTTTGTTCATCCCTAATACATGCTTTTCTTACTCATATTTTGTAGTTATGTGTAATTAACGCTTCTGTTTAAATGGAgttggtgtgtgtgtttgacaaaacattcatttatatcaCTACATTTCAATAAAGTTcagtatatatttgtgtatgtcTATGCATTTTTCACAGTTTGTAAATTTGATGCCTGTTATTTTTCCGCAGGACAACAGCTTGATAGTTGGAGGAGGTGACAATAACATTCACATCATGGACATGGAGACAGGTGTTTTTAAGGTCAGTTAGACTCCAGGGACAATATTTGAAGGCCCCACAACACAGGCTATGATTTTTCCCTCTTGTAAATAGTGACAAGGGTGCTTGTTGTCAAACaactttaacacattttcctaaggaaaaaataaatcaaatatctAACATAACTGTTTGAATGATATGACATGTTCTCCAAATTCACAAGTTATTACCGTGGACATTTTTTGTAAAACGTTATACTCACTAAAAATGttgtatgtttatatattttgaaggatgaaagaggaagagagagagagagacattaaCATATCATAATACAAACATATTAAGTCCACTAACAGTGTCAAATGCCACACAAAAAATGTCACTATTTTGTTTGCTgtactaaaatgtttttgacaaaaaacatcattttaattgttaaattattttaatataatatcatttatttgaaacaatttaaatattgttgtcttGAGGCACTTGTGGAAGTGTATGGAGGCCCCACTAATAGGTTGTATGTTCAgctttttaaatacataaattacaaGACCATAGGATGCCATTAATTTTCCTTCCCTTTGTGTTGTTTGTTCTGCAGTCTGTACTGAAGGGCCACACTGACTACATCCACTGCCTGTGCTTTAAAGAAAGGGAAGGGGAGATACTCTCTGGTGGAGAGGATGGTGCCGTGAGAATATGGGGTTAGTGAAGGACAGCACTGTTTCTATATCCCTAACCCTtctttggagaaaaacattgtGTAATAAGAGTATAAACCTTCTCCCTCAGACTCACGGACAAATCGGCCGGTTCACTGTATTGAAGTTTTCAAATATGAAGTAAGACACTCCTATTTATTATGAAGAATGAACAAATAAGCTGAAACAATgtattcatgacataaaaaaaaagaaaaaatgcagCACTGAAGTCCTACTATCTCTCGCTCTCATATTTGTTCTGGAATGGTGGGTCAGGAATGCGCACGCCCCCAGTTTGGGAAGTGGATTAGCTGTCTTGCTACAGACTCTGATTGGATGGTAAGTTGGACTTGTGTTTGGTCGGCCTGGACAGTTAAACTGTTGTgtcagtttttgttttcttgtttatcTCGTGTCCAGTTTCACTGCATTTTTCTGCATATGTATTGACATGCTTGTTTTTAAATACCTGTTAGTATCTTCATGGTGTACTGATCTCCTGGAATGCCCCTCAATTTATGTTGAGATGGAATGGCATAGTGCCCCTATTGTAATGAAATGTTATCTATTTCCTCTCAGCTCTGTGGTGGAGGCCCATCGCTCTCTTTATGGCACCTTCGATCCATGTCCCCCACCTCTGTTTTCCTTTTGCCTGGATGTCAAAGAGAAGCTGTCTTTTACCAGGACCTGGTGAGAAGGGCTAGTTATGAATTGTGTGATTTTTAAACAGAAAGAACagctatatttaataatatatgatGTTGTGGTTGTGTTTAGATCATGTCAGTAGGTGAGGGTCCATACGTGTCCCACTGTTTACATGGAGGTACAGTGAAAGCTCAGATTCCCTGCTCTCCTTCATCACTCAACACACTGGCTCTCAATCTCAAAAACACTGAACACAGGGTAGGTGCACCTGTTATTCACCTTGCCAAATGAATCCATTTTAATAGGTGCTACAAACTGCAGCAATAcctacaatttttttctttactgGCTATGTGTGTAGATTGTAATCTTTACCCAATATTCATCTTTCAGGTTATGACAGTAGGGGGCAGCAGTCACCAAATTGATGTGTTCACCAACTTCAGTTACAGAGCCTTTTCTCTGTCATTCTGAGCAAACACTCACCAACACTTCTTTGAATTTGAATGGAATTTTGTGACTAATTTTTGATGTATGATTTACTAAAATGCAATtaaacaatgattttttttatataataaactaTTTTAGTTATTGTTCACTCTTTTTGGAAGTGTGTTTTTAGCTTTTTACTTGCATTTGTATAATACATGGTACCTTGAAAGGCGtactttgtgttttttttacaacacTAATATAGTAAAATACATATAGTATTACACatggacatatatatatatatataaacttgtgttatatttaattatgaaaatggtgtgctgggtagtaactgattacatgcaatctggattatgtaatcagattccaaaaaattaagtacttgtaattagattatattacattataaaatacttgtaatcagactacagttcATTTTGTGATTACAGGTTAttctcacaatggcagtaaattgTTCATAATTTATTGATTCTCCATACTAcgtatttttttatgttttaaaagccTGCCGCTTATAAACGTTCAGACGGTCCTCCAGGTTTGTGGAATTGCACACACAGACGAGCCACTAGTCATGGAAAAACTGAAACCCACAGCATTTGATCACTGAATTTACAGAAAtcagttttttctcaaaatgtcaGCATTGCATATCTAATCAACTATCAAAcacatgaattattattatcGCTCACTGATTCATTTAACCATTACGCTTTTGTTTttcaacacaaataaaaataaattcacagtatttcatatttacatgcaagggaactttttttgtcagctgaacctCATGATATTTTAAGTTCATAAGTTAGGCCAATAGTAAAATTAAatcaatattaataaataataagtggttagttcacccaaaaatgaaaattctggcattaattactcaccctcatgtcgttccacacccgtaagaccttcattcatcatcagaacacaaattaagatattttcccCCATAGAAAGGaatgtaattaccacattcaatgcccagaaaactactaaagacatggttaaaatagtcaacatgactgcagtggttcagccttaatgttatgaagcgacgagaatactttctgtgcgccaaaacaaaagtaacaactttattttattcaacaatttcttctctttgctgtcattctcctatgccgTTTATGTTGTagacacagtgcagcgcttccgtgttctacatcggaacgccggctcattattgaTGGACTTCTGCGTCAgcatcatttgtgttccgaagatgatgaacaaagagggtgagtaattaatgacagaaatttcatttgtgggtgaactatccctttaaattaagaGTTCTCTGATGTTGTTTAATGATCGCCATGGGCACGTCcagatattgctgagttagatgcgttcctgggtcaacatattttgttgatcctggaacaacattctagtctgaaaatttagtcttaaccctattcctacacctaaacctaaccctacccataagttatcccaaaaatcagagggaaatgatagatgaaaacttgtccctcaaatctggtTGATTTggatgttgttccaggatcaacacaaatgttgacccaggaacatgttgaactcagcaaaatcaggttatGCATCACATGGCATGctagtaaacaaataaaatatatgttttatctttttttttagtgttttattttgattgtttttattttaaaatgatttattttaatgttaaatttgtATGATTTAATTACTTCATAGCATTTCATTAAACTCACAAACCCCAGTCTGGGAAACCCTgacataatgtaatatttaatgcactCCATGTTGTTGATAAAGAAttgaacatattttatttttctttgtatttttatatcaatatggtcCAAGATTGtcctattcaaatcaaattGATAAATTAGATAAATATAAAAGCATATCAGGCTAATTTAATGGATTACGTTCCTAAAATTGTGTCATGTGATTTGAAAACAGTAGCCAAttacaatttgtaagtaatctacccagcattggttttgagcttttttttttacagtctatggttttgAGTCAGTGAAAAAGTGTGGCAGGAATGTCATCAGTTTGTCTGTTGCAACAGAATAGCGATGACAATCTCAGCAGCAACAGGAGTGgcatgaggaggaggaggagacagAGAAATTCGGGCACATGATGAGGATGAGAGTGACTCAACATTCAGGTGCGGCGCCCTCAGATGGGCGGATCTGATCTCTGCGGCCGCTGGGACTGTCCGAACTTCCCCTAACACTGGATTCCCGGATCCCGGTACTGCCTGCAGGACTAACCCGACACTAACCCGACACTAACCGACCACCCAAGTAGGAACTTGTGCCAAGTCTTCCGTATTCTCCCCAACACGGAATATGCGGTTTAAAGTGTTTTCGGTGAGCTTTTCTTCAGCCCTGAGTTTGATCTTATTATCTTAGAGCATCTGCGGCTAGTTAAGTAGCTAGCCTAGCTGCATTTCAAAACAAGTGAGTAAATTACAGCCGAGGAGTTGCTGAGTTGAGGAATGGACGCAAGTTTGATTGAGTGGTTAAAGGAGACGGAACTTAAGAAGCAGAACATGGCGAGAGTTCAGCTTGAGCTTGGGTATGATTGCATGTTTTTACAGGTGTGTCTGTTTAATCGATCCACGAGTTTCTAAGGATACACTGCGCGTGACCGCTTTATTTTCATGTAAAGCAGACGCAAGGTCGCTCATCTCAGAAGGACAGTCATGATAACCGTATAGAAAAGAATAGAGCAAGGCAAATCTGACTCGAAATCTACAAATGATTATCCTTTCATGTGATTTACCCGTGATTGTGACATTATTCCAGTTGTAGTATTACAGCATCGAATAGTTTCACTTTTAATTTTGCATTGAGGAATGTTAGCACTGGCACCGAaaatgattttctgttttttttgtctgaTAAGCGGACCTAAGCTTAGGTGTGTCAGTTTCACTTCTCTTCCAACTTTTTCGTGTTAAAAGGAACACATGAGCCTGGAGGACATTGCTGTTTAACCTACTGCCTTCCTTTTAAACCAAAAATTTGTTCTAATGAAAAACCTGTGCCCTAACTGCAGCTCAGGAAAAACACGACCCTTCCTGTTTTCATGGAACATTTTGGCAGATTACTGAGTCTCTAAGCTTTGTCTTGACTCAGCAGCTTGTTTTATGTGGGCTGTGAATCATTCTGTCTACTGTTTTAGTTTCAATTGTAAGGGGCAAGATGCTTGTGTACATATATCCTGATTTCCGTCCATAAACCCAAGCGTAAAGCTAGTGCATGTGGGTTTCGAGGGTGTCATTTGTCTGTCAGAGTGGGAGAAGCTAAATTTAGTGCCACAGCTGCTGTTCTGGGTAAAAGGCGGTGTATGTCTAAATTTGAACAGATCCACGTGTAATAAGTGTCTCTTCCCtcctttttttttaggattagGGTTTAAAGGGGACCGACAGGGACTTCTCACTTCCGGCTTGAACCTGCATTCCTACGGTGTCTTGGAGTAATCTTTGAAGGCGAGGGAAGCTACCAGCCCATGCATGCATTGATTAAACAGGCAGAATGGAATTGTTGTGACCGAGATGCAATCTACATATCTGGGAAATCAGGATTTGGAGACAAAACAACTTGGATATCAAACAAATCGCACCTTTTTTTCTGGGTAATTTGGTTCCTGACGCACTCATATCTCGGCATTTGAGCACCATCAGCGATTAAAGAACTGCTCACTTTGTAATCTGAGTCATTTGATACTTAACCACAACAATGTGGTAATGTGTTTGCACTTGAAGGCGAGGCGCAGAAAAGTAAATTTCACATAGATTTTAAGCAATGGAAATATTACTTGAAATTAAAAGAGTGTTTTAAGATGAACTAAGAATACCGCACGGAGAGTGCAAGCGTGTTACGGGCAATGCAGGATCACTAATTCATAAATGGGAATGAACTGAAATCAAACTGATGCATCATTTCATGTTtgaattttgaggaaaactgAAAAGACGATCACAACATGCTTGTAGAAATTCACCCAAAACTATCTACCCTAAACCTCCTGGCACTTTAAGACACGGGAAAGGGATATAAAGGACTTGAAAGCTGTTGAACTTGTTTCATGAGGACACATTTTGAACAGAAGAATGGCGGGAAAAGACTACCATCATCTCTTCAAGCTGCTCATCATTGGTGACTCCAGTCAgtacttttgtatttttatacacTTGCTAACAAATTGTCTTTGTTTCAGCTTTTCTATCTGGCTCTTTAGTGAGAGGAACCCAATCAGGCAGATTCTCCAAGAGAGAATTACTAATATTTGGCATAATATAAGTGATGATTTCAATTATTTGTATAGCACCTTGTCCATTACTAAAAATACTTGAGACTTAGTGCATTAACTGGAATGTTGTTGTGCAATTTCACAATTTAAGCACAAACTGGAAAGCAGAAATGAAACTACTATGTCCTCATCCCTACATGAATGTAGTCAGTTGAACAGTTCATTAATATGCCCTTGCTTGAGATGCGTAA includes the following:
- the thoc6 gene encoding THO complex subunit 6 homolog isoform X1, with amino-acid sequence MGPVELLHMSVFSQSFSPCGRFLAAGNNYGEIAVFSLSAALSPDASEGSQKPILNFTAHDGPVFSLLSTDTHLLSAGNGEISAWSWAELIKKVRSTKAAWTRKPNYETSLEIPEINAMIISPKDNSLIVGGGDNNIHIMDMETGVFKSVLKGHTDYIHCLCFKEREGEILSGGEDGAVRIWDSRTNRPVHCIEVFKYEECARPQFGKWISCLATDSDWMLCGGGPSLSLWHLRSMSPTSVFLLPGCQREAVFYQDLIMSVGEGPYVSHCLHGGTVKAQIPCSPSSLNTLALNLKNTEHRVMTVGGSSHQIDVFTNFSYRAFSLSF
- the thoc6 gene encoding THO complex subunit 6 homolog isoform X2; this encodes MGPVELLHMSVFSQSFSPCGRFLAAGNNYGEIAVFSLSAALSPDASEGSQKPILNFTAHDGPVFSLLSTDTHLLSAGNGEISAWSWAELIKKSTKAAWTRKPNYETSLEIPEINAMIISPKDNSLIVGGGDNNIHIMDMETGVFKSVLKGHTDYIHCLCFKEREGEILSGGEDGAVRIWDSRTNRPVHCIEVFKYEECARPQFGKWISCLATDSDWMLCGGGPSLSLWHLRSMSPTSVFLLPGCQREAVFYQDLIMSVGEGPYVSHCLHGGTVKAQIPCSPSSLNTLALNLKNTEHRVMTVGGSSHQIDVFTNFSYRAFSLSF